A segment of the Meles meles chromosome 4, mMelMel3.1 paternal haplotype, whole genome shotgun sequence genome:
CATGTATCTTTTTAACATAAGTGGCAGATATTTTTCTACAATTTGAGGGGCGGGCAGaggaagagcgagagagagaatcttaagctgggcatggagcctgactctgggcttgatctTACAGTTCGGAGAtcttgtcctgagctgaaaccaagcctTGAatcttagccaactgagccatccaggtaccccactacttcttcttttccttttttttttttcttttaagattttatttatttgacacacacatacacacacacacacacacacacacacagaaagcacaggctgggggagtggcagagaaagaggagaagaggctccttgctgagcaggggctcaatgatgtggggctcaatccccagacctagggattatgatctgagtcaaagacagagcttaacctactgagccacccagacaccctcaggTGCTCCACTTCTACAATTCTCTAACACATACACTATAACTTGAAGATTATATCAGTATGTATAGGGCTTCTTCCATTCTTACAAATGGCTGGATAGTAACCCATCATGTGTATGGTATACTATAACTTAAGCAATCAATCTCTGAGCTGGGCTTTGAATCACAATAAACAAAGTATTTCAGTGAAATCATATTTACATTGCATAGAGGGACAAAAGTTCTTGGCATactggtaataaaaataattgtgggTGTGACTGTATTTTAAGTCATGTCTTATGGACGGTATCCTGTCCACATTTCATGTAGTGAGTGACCTGTAGCATCAAGTCTCACCTCAAGGGTCTCAGTATCTAAATCCTGAGGATTTTTCACTTCCACATCCATGCCCAAATATAGGACATGCTTTAAACACAGGAAGTTCTCTTCATCTATGTAAAATATGGTAAGAGGTAGCACATAACTAATTCATTGCTCACAAATCAAACAAACCTCCTTTGATCAATACTACATTTCTCAATCTTTTGTAGCTACAAGCTGAGGCTCCTCCTGGTGAAAAATTGGATATGTATATCTATACTTTCACCCATTTTTgccaatgtttaaaataaaaaatgagaataagaaggATATAATGAAAATAAGAGGGCCATTTGTAGTTTCCAACTGTCTCCAGGATCTAAATTTTACTGAGTAGTTATGTTTTAAGATAATCATGTTCAAATTAGTTATTTGGTTATTTTGCAATACATTATCaaatttaattaagataataTAAAAACATGCTATCATGATGTTATAACtatttgactattttttaaattgaatttctaATACATGGTTTCCTTGCATCATTAAGCCCTACATATTTATGCagcttttaaaacatctttttaagCTATATTTCAGGTATATAATTATCAAACAACAAATTTCATATTTAATACTTCAAGGAGcattggaagagaaaaataaactttattgcAATGAACAATGACATAATTGGgcattaattataaataatatattaatgttaatttttgtaaaattcTGAAACTGTTATGATAcaattttgttcaattttttaaaaaatattttatttacttatttgagagaaagggaaagagcacaaaaggaggaaggggcagaaggagagggagaagcagactccccgtgagcagggagcctgatgagggaagCTCAATCCTCCATCATGAGttgagccaaagacaaatgcttaactgactgagccacctaagtgcccccaattttcttagatttttatgtGCTTACTGATATATTTCTCAGATTATGGCCAACATTCAGATAATAATTTGGGAAGTTAACTACTAAAAATACGAAAtacagttaataaaataaaaaacccactACACTTAGTTAAATCTGGATTCTTAAACAGCAAAAAATATTGTCTTGGTTTGGTAAGACATTTGGTTTGAAAAAAAGTTCTGTTTCTCAGTCTTTTATTAAAGAcaagtttgcttgtttttttaatatctgaaatGATGTCTACCTGATGTTTTACTTCTCTAAAATTATGTTAATTCAGTTTAGTGAAACTGATTCTGATTGGCACCTGCATATGTGATTAAGCAAACATATTTAAGCAAAGGAATTACAACAATAATATGGTTAGTTGAAAAACTTGAATAAAGCACACAGGACTCTAGCCTTTATTTGAAGTTGAAAACCAATGTAACAGAGTGGTCTATGCATAAAACTCTAGGAGCCAAAGCTACCTTGGCTCATTATTAAtgacatcaaaaaataaaatgctttcagTGCATTGTTTCATATCTCACATTataataaatttaactttattcaAGTATCTTCAGAACTTTCTCTGAGGTGCATGAAATACTTCCTATTTCTTCTAAGTTTGAAGCAAGGTTATGTTATAGTGGGCATTCTTGGGTAAGCTCTAAGAATAAGAAGGGAAGGTCacaattctgtgaaaaattcaTCCTGGGCAGGAAGTGGACAATACTTTCAATACTTCTGGTtatgaagaagaggaaagacataAAGGAGTAGCTAGTTACAGGTAAACTATGGTAGAGGAAATAAGCCCATCATCtcaaatacaaaatttaagaaaGCACCAAAAAACTTAGTAATTAAGGTAAATGATACTTGAATATAATccttttaaatcaaaattaatgcaaatCCTTTAtgaacaaaatttataaataaaaatttaagttaaaacaaagtgacggggcgcctgggtggctcagtgggttaagcctccaccttcaactcaggtcatgatgtaagggtcctgggatcaagtaccacatgtggctctctgcttagcaggtaacctgtttctccctctctgcctgactctctgcctgcttgtgatctctctctgccaaataaataaataaaatctttaaaaatagaaaaaaaatccccagaaacTGACTATACACTTATATGACTTGCCTCACTGTTTTACCCTACTCCTTTCCCTGGCCGCAGGGGGCACAGGTATGGGAAGGTATTTTTATGAAAGATATGTCCTTAGCAtgttttgattttaaagaaaaggaaccaAACAGGAGGGAAAGTGTGGAGAAACAGCAGAagttaaatatttgatgaatcCTCTCTCTTGCTTGGTATAGGACCTAACGCACATGTAGGAAATAAGCCTCATATGGGCACCGAAATAGTCCATTCATCATAAGAGGAAAGAAGTAGGGAGTGTTGACAAAATACAATACCAcacaggtccacttatatgtatatttttgtcaCTAAATATGCATACactaatgtaaatgtattttctcttatgctttcttaacattttcttttctctcactttattataaaaatatactgtatggtacatataacataaaaaaatacagtgttaattgactgtttatgttactAGATATGATAACTTTCTAGGGTTAGCTTCTGGAAGCTTAGCAAGTTCCTGTCCAGTAGCTTCTATTTTCTCTGCAatgtaaaataaaagatattttcctaTGGATGAAGGAGAATGGTATTTTCAGGTATGAAAACACAGAGGAAATTTTGACAAAGTTACACCAAGCTCTTCCATGTTTTTCTTTACCCAAATTCCTTAACATTACTTACAAGGCTATGTATGATCCATCTCTGCACACCTCTCTTTTTGCACTCATCTTCTGCCACTCGCTCCCACCCTCCATTTGCTCCGGCTATGCTCCTCCCAACTCAGGGCCTTTTCCAGGACCTGTTGCTGACTCTAGGATGCTGTCACTCTGCCTACTCCTGTGTCCATTAATTCCTACTGATCCTCTACATCTCAGTTTAAATGGTGCTTTGCCTAAGAGAGTTCCTCTAAAATCACCTCCCCTAATATTTTTAGTCTGCCTATTATCTCCCTACTGTATTCCATTACATCACCCTACCTTTTCCTTCATGGCATTCATTACCAGATAAGCAGTAGAATTATCATATATTTACTGTCTTCTACTTACACGAGGATCCCTTATGTTGAGAAATAAATATAGTTGGTATGAGATGAGATGCTCTAGGGAATTTAGATGAgtagagagaaaattaaaatctttttttttttttttttgagttttccaaAGATTTATTGAAGCAGAAACAAGTTGGTCAGATACTTGTTGGAAAAAAAGCAGTTATTTTAATGGtattcaaaaatactttttaaaaagtattctagCACAAGTTTTCTTGGTAAACTAGATTATGTTGTAAACTTTTTCCTAAATCTTTTAAGAGTGTTGGTTCTTAAGAACTAGAGGTTATTCCTATTCCAAATCTATCTTGCGCTCCTGAAAAACTGCAGAAAGGCACTTGAAAGCTGTTTCTTTAAGATAcggatttctgtttttattcttgctGGTAGTGACCGCTGCACCGACTCTGTGCCATCTTTACTCAAGGTCATCGTGATGCTGAGAAGTTTCATTGATAACCTGTCCATCTCTAGTCTCAACCGTCTTGATCAGAAGTGCCCTTTTTGAGTGAGTATCGACCAGAGGGAGGGAATCCAGATTGGTTTCCCTCAGGTTCAGGGAAGAAAAGTTTGGAAGAGGCAGAGCAATCCTGCTCTCCTCGCCTTCCAGCAGCTTCCTGTAGGTGGCAATCTCAAGGTCGAGAGCCATCTTGACATTCAGCAGGTCCTGGTATTCCCGAAGGTGACGGGCCATTTCTTCCTTCATGTTCTGAATCTCATCCTGCAGGCGGCCAATAGTGTCTTGGTAGTTAGCAGCTTCGACGGCAAAGTTATCCTCCATTTCACGCATCTGGCGTTCCAGAGACTCATTAGTCCCTTTGAGGGCGTCCACTTCGCAGGTGAGGGACTGCACCTGTCTCAAAATCTCTTAAGAGTTAACTGTATAAAAGAGCTGAAAAGCtagtggttttcatttgtaaagtTGATTTTCAGATCAAATTTAAGCAAATTACATTTATTAagcatatatattaatataatttatatatgatatcatatataaaataccatatatatcatatatagttGGCCTTTGAACaccacaggtttgaactgcatagGTCCATTTGCACACagattttttccaataaatatatatgcagcaccataaagatattttcttttccttatgattttcttaataacattttttctctagcttgctttattataaaaatacagtatataatatatataacatataagatATCTATTAACAgactttatgttatcagtaagacattctggtcaacagtaggctcttAGTTAAGTTTTGGAGGAATCAACAGC
Coding sequences within it:
- the LOC123940726 gene encoding vimentin-like, yielding MSDAEYEPFKSGLSILFNSDSLGYNPVNFQNQTFWKLVPPVQIPRNEEILRQVQSLTCEVDALKGTNESLERQMREMEDNFAVEAANYQDTIGRLQDEIQNMKEEMARHLREYQDLLNVKMALDLEIATYRKLLEGEESRIALPLPNFSSLNLRETNLDSLPLVDTHSKRALLIKTVETRDGQVINETSQHHDDLE